A stretch of Pomacea canaliculata isolate SZHN2017 linkage group LG6, ASM307304v1, whole genome shotgun sequence DNA encodes these proteins:
- the LOC112566367 gene encoding nuclear pore complex protein Nup205-like isoform X2 → MADTGSMAVNLGARLWAPYRALQDVVNAAIHKREAGSIHDLELALRRHKPDFISLLKVPPKNAAARQIVSKATTEGLHVQGGQRTQIFSQQFVAEALILSDLFQMDELAAVELLMAGENQRPNYPGLPRGLVAVLLFYDGRRSLVSSLRSLLQAREGHTWTLGLPSDVVHLVTHFTSQLLEDKLVHKILDLIQSMDLAQELDRLQKQRALGPPRHKKQVIDLFKEIKQTLAECLFCLASQRPLNKAETLRLVVHLQTDISLQADQTMDPVSLCLLMTLLSCFDTSPLEHGDAEVQATLPLVDDNTYLGDVHLQMKSDQWATSGIRAVSRFTWGLMLRKLSQYPNYSGNSDLLEDDEQLVEQAIEDDLFPFLSSSVVAAHEFHHEEFYVRRVHCLLTDFILHMPLRVKELRNRGDETARLILAHQIEGIEPPPQRRDFQHLLELIGDVYRHDPLNLELSLEYWCPVDPVAANESAYSYRPPPRQVALFKFVRLAGDLLPAPLFVPYLQMLTGLASSPQCAQHAFNLLKMNGISSGGSASSVSWDHFFDSLIQYYASMRQESPAVMEHVGVPFRPPPVRTITPQELEGLCAVLKLTRTIAEQNEVCRGSLYENQRWSVVATLFGLLGCSVAVSLKAELLLTLAALSQTPLIAATVWHSLEASQILPTIPSEKKGGIGVELEEIESRNEEYPMTRAFLQLLNVLTDIPIPPGLGAGLRAPGFDPYMDFIIQSVLLKLNSRAYKDAGEKWQVLSSVLEILFKLLRDHEVSENDFRDELLELPSGGTVSASKPPGFILLQNMLNDSSLFKMVMRILDEAVTLCETYASFSGRLCLEQAALLCLQMLVAAAEKQEDFEVLIRQMTSSIMITSMDKLLLSVNPKTRRPDYLVTIAKFVIFNTSLAYHAFAAVKILYLVSRMAPTQSDLINLFTADSRVSQELQYGFVECLECDSPEEASDDEQENEEGWSVGRIQNSLRQHVVRLLLQSLQGPTPNLAHWLLGFQIHKSVSKTNLQDPGVMESPRTCLHAILSLLEQGVEGGHGPRCLHEMPCFAELAYQLIYKLCASRDTSAPTLRYLRTTHDFLYQQLRHLPFIQSDYKVSIIPHQSWLLKTVAIELRMTALNRQRSHCQRLIRLLLGDDDTDQTQVLKPVGGEESEMITWDQEQTQSSAVALIGKQMRNKLLSLLDTVDFTHQFPPELQLTFFDPKMIEAVLSNHEVQDAEGVAYYDVRSLRRLLIAELDNQQGPMMSGQRPLIMEEIQNLLTVVVKRNSVRERLHQQRQNFQAWRQVAEILLTACPEDLLSGEKRQLIIMELLQELLAKVAAENTIPESTAPVSGVVLTFMANLRQGFLNERLPLTHDQQMPPNTYISLLDRSSLTGAGAQSSPWSQGASSKVLFATSLQILLKGLIEYILSSRSGQQRVRANLYGSLLYYLQIAQKPSNFSSAEAQGMERVLSGGDTGYEQLSKENLSTIFSFGEAFMEVVCRDACDGHDVCRMLALSVLDSIMAEDKFQQWLSFLVTKGYLQHLVDSLPLDDSGLHAALAPVPSQLRPLYIFQSKMSMLTRAAQTAEGARKLLRCNVMPRLAACTALDLRPETTSYSPLMAAADDSFIPDPLARYRLILWAALRLCLALLTSLGVENKEAASQVMMFIVSHGEIFYGILHNRSSSLSYPAMKELALTTAIVSRANCQVDLASEFLDTVAAQVEFQSHCARLHRQMMMLLPRFTFSEKFSKQLQNLSTQRAQDGKDIAPDITLVYQQIACNITAYCRAVISVSSGSYNYSRILFGPSLDEASARDNIEELSGMGSLSTYQAPSLGIVVYQLRQCANQFQAVSDSHRQHQRKLSSIHDLSSEDLKQLSDVTGSEKMSSHQRQAVARQRLHQIVASKSQELQHLSYILENCLFIIWRHLEYYLLRCVPSNQQPLSFQSIAQRQRQMRHLQDTSWVQEGGGDLEGVSNEMEEAALGVTREDLQTLKKNAPVVLNETLLKKILDINQSYCKRHTHYSFTEAIVRRIKRLLLLHTGN, encoded by the exons AACTGGCAGCTGTTGAGCTTCTTATGGCAG GTGAAAACCAACGTCCTAACTATCCAGGATTGCCTAGAGGCCTGGTGGCAGTGCTTCTGTTCTACGATGGACGACGTAGTCTGGTCAGCTCTCTGCGCTCACTTTTACAAGCACGTGAAGGTCACACATGGACATTAGGTTTGCCCTCCGATGTTGTCCATCTGGTCACTCATTTTACTTCCCAGCTGCTAGAAGACAAGCTCGTCCACAAAATTCTGG ATCTGATCCAGTCAATGGATCTAGCTCAAGAACTTGACAGATTGCAAAAACAGCGGGCTCTGGGACCACCTAGACATAAAAAGCAG GTCATAGACTTGTTCAAAGAAATCAAGCAGACTCTGGCTGAGTGCCTCTTTTGCCTGGCCTCCCAACGTCCTCTGAATAAGGCCGAGACTTTGAGGCTGGTGGTACATCTGCAGACTGACATCTCCCTGCAGGCTGACCAGACCATGGACCCAGTGTCCCTTTGTCTTCTCATGACACTCTTGTCCTGCTTTGACACCAGTCCACTAGAGCATGGGGATGCAG AGGTTCAAGCCACATTGCCCTTGGTTGATGACAATACATATCTTGGGGACGTGCATCTTCAGATGAAATCAGACCAGTGGGCCACATCTGGCATCCGAGCTGTCAGCCGGTTTACCTGGGGCCTAATGTTGAGAAAGTTGTCTCAGTATCCTAACTATTCAG GAAATAGTGATCTCCTGGAGGATGATGAACAGCTGGTGGAACAGGCAATAGAAGATGAccttttcccttttctgtcgtcttctgttgttgctgctcaTGAGTTTCACCACGAA GAGTTTTATGTCAGGCGAGTGCATTGTTTACTGACAGATTTCATTCTACACATGCCACTGCGG GTTAAAGAGCTTCGTAATCGAGGAGATGAAACTGCAAGGCTTATTTTGGCTCATCAGATAGAAGGAATTGAACCTCCTCCACAACGACGagattttcaacatttattggAGCTG ATAGGAGATGTGTACCGACATGACCCTTTGAACTTGGAGCTGTCTTTGGAGTATTGGTGTCCAGTGGATCCAGTTGCAGCCAATGAATCTGCCTATTCATATCGCCCTCCTCCCCGACAG GTGGCACTATTCAAGTTTGTACGCCTGGCAGGGGACCTGCTTCCTGCTCCACTCTTTGTGCCATACCTGCAGATGCTGACAGGGCTAGCAAGCTCGCCACAGTGTGCTCAACATGCATTTAACTTGTTGAAGATGAATGGTATTAGCTCAG GTGGATCAGCAAGCTCAGTGTCTTGGGATCACTTCTTTGACTCCCTCATACAATACTATGCCAGCATGAGACAGGAGAGCCCTGCAGTGATGGAACATGTGGGGGTTCCATTCCGTCCCCCTCCTGTCCGCACCATCACACCTCAGGAGCTGGAGGGACTCTGCGCTGTTCTAAAGCTCACACGGACGATTGCTGAGCAG AATGAGGTGTGCCGGGGATCCTTGTACGAGAACCAGCGCTGGTCTGTGGTGGCAACTCTCTTTGGGCTTCTGGGCTGCAGTGTAGCAGTTTCCCTCAAGGCAGAACTTCTTTTGACACTTGCTGCTTTGTCTCAGACTCCTTTGATTGCTGCAACTGTATGGCACTCATTAGAAGCATCTCAG aTTTTGCCAACCATTCCATCTGAAAAAAAGGGAGGCATTGGG GTTGAGCTGGAAGAAATAGAGAGCCGCAACGAAGAATATCCGATGACGAGAGCTTTTCTTCAGCTTTTGAACGTCCTGACAGATATCCCTATTCCACCTGGCCTCGGGGCAGGACTGCGTGCTCCTGGTTTTGATCCATATATGGACTTCATCATACAAAGTGTTTTACTCAAATTAAACTCGCGAGCATACAAAGATGCCGGAGAAAAG TGGCAGGTATTGTCAAGTGTACTGGAAATCCTATTCAAGCTATTGAGGGATCACGAGGTGTCTGAAAATGATTTTCGAGATGAGCTCCTGGAACTCCCAAGTGGAGGAACAGTTTCAGCAAGTAAACCACCTGGGTTTATCCTTCTTCAGAACATGTTAAATGATTCTTCATTGTTTAAGATG GTGATGAGAATCCTGGATGAGGCTGTCACACTATGTGAGACCTATGCTAGCTTCTCAGGCAGGCTGTGTCTGGAGCAAGCCGCTTTGCTCTGCCTGCAGATGCTGGTGGCTGCAGCTGAGAAACAAGAAGATTTCGAGGTGTTGATTCGGCAGATGACCTCGTCAATCATGATCACCTCCATGGACAAGCTTCTGCTGAGTGTCAACCCCAAGACGCGTCGCCCTGATTATCTTGTTACCATTGCCAA gTTTGTTATTTTCAACACCAGTCTGGCTTACCATGCATTTGCTGCTGTGAAAATTTTGTACCTCGTCAGTCGGATGGCACCAACACAATCGGATCTCATTAACCTCTTCACAGCAGATTCA AGGGTTAGCCAAGAACTCCAATATGGGTTTGTGGAATGTCTGGAGTGTGATAGTCCAGAGGAGGCCAGTGATGATGAGCAAGAGAATGAAG AAGGTTGGAGTGTAGGCAGGATTCAGAACTCTTTGAGACAGCATGTTGTGAGGCTTTTGCTACAGTCTCTTCAGGGCCCAACACCCAACCTGGCACACTGGCTTCTAGGGTTTCAGATTCATAAGTCAGTATCCAAGACCAATCTACAGGACCCAG GTGTTATGGAATCCCCTCGAACGTGTCTGCATGCCATTCTCAGTTTGCTGGAGCAAGGAGTGGAGGGTGGGCATGGCCCACGATGCCTTCATGAAATGCCATGCTTTGCCGAACTTGCCTACCAACTTATCTACAAGCTGTGTGCCAGCCGGGATACTTCAGCTCCCACCCTGCGGTACTTGAGGACCACACATGATTTTCTTTACCAACAGCTGAGACACTTACCCTTCATTCAAAGTGACTACA AGGTGTCCATCATCCCGCATCAGTCCTGGCTGCTAAAGACGGTGGCCATTGAACTGCGAATGACAGCCCTTAACCGACAAAGATCACATTGCCAGCGGCTTATCCGCTTGTTGCTGGGGGATGATGATACAGATCAGACTCAAG tGCTCAAGCCTGTTGGCGGGGAGGAATCTGAAATGATCACCTGGGACCAAGAACAAACTCAGTCATCTGCAGTGGCTTTAATTG ggAAACAAATGCGCAATAAGCTCCTATCTCTCCTTGACACTGTTGACTTCACACACCAGTTCCCACCCGAACTTCAGCTGACATTTTTTGATCCTAAAATGATTGAAGCTGTCCTGAGTAACCATGAAGTGCAGGATGCAGAAGGAGTTGCCTATTATGACGTGCGCTCACTGAGACGGCTGTTGATTGCAGAGCTGGACAATCAGCAAGGGCCCATGATGTCTGGACAGCGACCTTTAATCATGGAG GAAATTCAAAATCTTCTAACTGTGGTGGTCAAGCGGAATTCTGTGCGTGAGAGACTTCACCAGCAGCGGCAAAACTTCCAGGCATGGCGCCAGGTTGCGGAGATTTTGCTTACAGCATGTCCAGAGGACCTGCTGTCTGGTGAGAAGCGACAATTAATCATCATGGAGCTGCTTCAAGAACTGCTTGCTAAG GTGGCTGCAGAAAATACCATCCCAGAGTCCACAGCACCCGTGTCTGGTGTAGTTTTAACTTTCATGGCCAACCTGCGACAGGGGTTCCTCAATGAGCGTTTGCCCTTGACCCACGATCAACAGATGCCCCCGAACACATACATCAGCCTGCTTGATCGTAGCTCCCTCACTGGAGCTGGTGCACAATCTTCACCGTGGAGTCAAGGAGCATCCTCAAAAGTGTTGTTTGCAACTTCTTTACAGATCTTGCTGAAGGGCTTGATAGAGTACATTTTGAGTTCAC GGAGCGGTCAGCAGAGGGTACGAGCAAATTTGTACGGGTCTTTGCTTTACTATCTTCAGATTGCACAGAAGCCATCTAACTTTTCAAGTGCAGAAG CGCAAGGCATGGAACGAGTGCTATCTGGTGGAGACACAGGGTATGAGcaactttcaaaagaaaatctctccacaatattttcttttggtgAAGCCTTCATGGAGGTTGTGTGCCGAGATGCTTGTGATGGCCATGATGTGTGCAGG ATGCTAGCATTGTCTGTCTTGGATTCCATCATGGCTGAGGACAAGTTCCAGCAGTGGCTGTCATTTCTGGTTACCAAAGGATACCTGCAACACCTTGTGGACAGTTTGCCTCTGGATGATAGTGGGCTGCATGCAGCGCTAGCTCCAGTGCCGTCACAGCTACGGCCACTGTACATCTTTCAGTCCAAGATG TCCATGCTAACACGAGCAGCCCAGACAGCAGAGGGAGCACGTAAGTTGTTGAGGTGTAACGTGATGCCACGGCTGGCTGCCTGCACAGCACTTGATCTTCGACCTGAAACAACCag TTATTCTCCATTGATGGCAGCTGCAGATGATAGTTTCATCCCAGACCCTTTGGCTCGCTATCGCCTGATTCTCTGGGCAGCATTAAGACTGTGTCTTGCGCTGCTGACCTCTTTAGGCGTTGAAAACAAAGAGGCTGCTTCTCAA GTGATGATGTTTATTGTATCACATGGGGAAATCTTCTATGGAATCCTTCATAATCGTTCATCAAGTCTGAGCTACCCAGCCATGAAGGAGCTTGCTCTTACCACAGCAATTGTTTCCCGTGCTAATTGTCAGG TGGATTTGGCCTCAGAATTCCTGGACACAGTTGCAGCACAGGTGGAGTTTCAAAGCCACTGTGCTCGGCTTCATCGGCAGATGATGATGCTTCTCCCTCGCTTCACTTTCTCAGAAAAGTTTTCTAAGCAGCTGCAAAACCTTTCAACACAGAGGGCTCAGGATGGCAAAGATATTGCACCAGACATCACTCTTGTGTATCAGCAGATAGCTTGTAACATCACTGCATATTGCCGTGCTGTTATCTCAGTATCAA GTGGTTCATACAACTATAGTCGCATTCTTTTTGGACCCAGTCTTGATGAAGCTTCAGCTCGTGATAACATAGAAG AGTTGTCAGGAATGGGGAGTCTAAGCACATACCAGGCGCCAAGTCTGGGTATTGTTGTGTACCAGCTGCGTCAGTGTGCCAACCAGTTCCAAGCAGTCTCTGATTCCCACCGCCAACACCAGCGGAAGCTTTCATCCATCCATGATCTTAGCTCTGAGGATCTCAAGCAG TTGTCAGACGTCACTGGCTCAGAGAAAATGTCATCACACCAGCGACAGGCAGTGGCACGTCAACGACTGCATCAGATAGTGGCAAGCAAGAGTCAAGAACTTCAGCATTTATCTT ATATTCTTGAGAATTGTCTGTTCATCATATGGCGCCACCTAGAGTACTACCTGCTGCGATGTGTACCTAGTAATCAGCAGCCATTGTCCTTCCAGTCTATAGCTCAAAGACAGCGCCAGATGAGGCATCTTCAAG ACACATCCTGGGTGCAGGAAGGTGGAGGTGACTTGGAGGGTGTTAGCAATGAGATGGAGGAGGCTGCGTTAGGGGTGACACGCGAAGACTTGCAGACGCTGAAGAAGAATGCTCCTGTGGTGTTGAATGAGACGctgctgaaaaaaattcttgacaTCAACCAG AGCTATTGcaagagacacacacactacagctTCACAGAGGCAATTGTTCGTCGGATTAAAAGACTGCTGCTTCTCCACACAGGAAACTGA